The genomic region aagaagttgcttcaaatgacctgaggaacccgccgccttcggattgcgagacatttttggaacaccctgtagtttCCGATcgtcaacagttataaaaacgaggtgcaaggctcgaataatcgtatctgctcttgccaaattgtccatttttattttcaagctggaagaaaattcgggagaattctCTGTATTCAGACCTAATGTAATAACGTCAATATATGACCGTAAAGGGTTAACATCCGCGCGACTGCGGAACTTGGCAAGCAGGAACAAGTATTCTATCGATTCGTGTGGTGAGTCCTTTCAATCGTTGAACGTGTTTGGCCGTAGGTGGACTGGATGTGTTTCTGAAACGGaagagaagagaaaagaaagaagagGCACGGTACGGTCTTTGCGAGAGCGAAAGAATTACGTTCGATCGAGAACAATCGTACGCGTGAAACTTACTCTTTGACGGGAACTGGAACCATAATTAAGAAGTTATACTTTTTCAACGGGGCGAACGGGACAGTATCGCCGACAGGCGGAAGATAAGTATTGTACGCGTATGTTTTTCCTCGCAGGGTGTCTTTGTTCAGCATCTCCTCTCTCCTTGACCATTCTGTTGTAGTCGTTGGGCAAGGCGCTTGTATGACGATTGGGTATTCGAGGCGAAGCGAACGGGGCATTGAGCACATGTCCGAAACGATTTTTAAGTTCAAGGACAATGGAACCTTCTGCTCTTCCACGGGTGGTTTCGGCCCCTGAAATTCATTGATCTTGTTTTTTCCTCCGCCAATGTCTTTCTCCGTCGCTTCTTCTTGCCACGAAAAAGCATTTGTTCGCAAGAATAGGTTCGAATTGTTCGCAAGTCATCGAGCATGGACTTTTACCTCGATCCTGATTGGTAGTTGCCGACTCGGACCGACACACGGTTCGCCATACGTCACGATTTTCGGTCCGTCGAAGACAAGGCTGCGACAACGTCTAAGACAAACTCCGATAACCAGCCAGATCAATATTCCCGGTTTTCCCGACTGCATGATGAACAAACTGTATCTTCG from Megalopta genalis isolate 19385.01 chromosome 3, iyMegGena1_principal, whole genome shotgun sequence harbors:
- the LOC117229554 gene encoding uncharacterized protein LOC117229554; translation: MQSGKPGILIWLVIGVCLRRCRSLVFDGPKIVTYGEPCVGPSRQLPIRIEGPKPPVEEQKVPLSLNLKIVSDMCSMPRSLRLEYPIVIQAPCPTTTTEWSRREEMLNKDTLRGKTYAYNTYLPPVGDTVPFAPLKKYNFLIMVPVPVKENTSSPPTAKHVQRLKGLTTRIDRILVPACQVPQSRGC